One window from the genome of Nicotiana tomentosiformis chromosome 5, ASM39032v3, whole genome shotgun sequence encodes:
- the LOC104095434 gene encoding uncharacterized protein isoform X1, which yields MGSISKWDNVFITTVYAMVAILDLSAIPRSQVMAPSKEWMQLVDNRLDKAYSIGVQKFLDYAFRRTGELYDVRCPCVKCCNTTSGTRETVESHLKVYGIIQNYTFWYHHGEILGEPQSDCELIAHCRRLLEKEHMQIDIPLPSSTDQDVGSCNTEKVKKVRGRNKCKEVASLEFGQKLKVTFYNNRTVGKNSNLFSRNLGKLVRDRNLCPLGVSSWHDIKEEQLNHMWAAVKDKFESDDMDIHRNHILGWMKELWNKWRGQLHAKYVKGKPVQEALKNMPKGIDKKQWEWLVTKHFSTENFQARSNRNASNRAKLKMPHHIGSKPIREIIYQKGGKDGKPPDLATIFFETRKKNNTLVDSETIEKHAQIQELVQSEPFLPSIEIVEKCFGPQIRSHVFGFGGGVKAKDLKGRTSSKAELRSELCSTREENQSLKDRLSTIENDVKELKQLKELLLAQHSNVQPPTLLISGE from the exons ATGGGTTCAATTTCAAAGTGGGATAATGTCTTCATAACAACAGTATATGCAATGGTGGCAATTTTGGACCTCAGCGCTATTCCAAGATCCCAG GTTATGGCACCTAGTAAGGAATGGATGCAACTTGTTGATAATCGACTTGATAAAGCCTACTCAATCGGGGTGCAAAAATTTTTGGATTATGCTTTTAGAAGAACAGGGGAACTGTATGACGTACGATGTCCATGTGTCAAATGTTGTAACACAACTTCAGGAACACGTGAGACAGTCGAGTCACATTTGAAAGTATATGGaataattcaaaattatactTTTTGGTATCACCATGGTGAAATTTTAGGCGAGCCACAGTCGGACTGTGAACTGATAGCCCATTGCCGCCGTCTACTTGAGAAAGAGCATATGCAAATTGATATTCCATTGCCTTCATCTACTGATCAAG ATGTAGGTTCATGTAATACTGAAAAGGTAAAAAAAGTTCGAGGAAGGAACAAGTGCAAAGAAGTTGCGTCACTTGAATTTGGACAGAAGCTGAAAGTAACATTTTACAACAATCGAACGGTTGGAAAAAATAGCAATCTGTTTTCAAGGAACTTGGGAAAATTAGTTCGTGACCGTAATTTGTGTCCGTTGGGAGTATCATCGTGGCATGACATTAAGGAAGAACAGTTAAATCACATGTGGGCAGCTGTTAAG GATAAATTTGAGAGTGATGACATGGATATTCATCGCAATCATATCTTGGGATGGATGAAAGAACTATGGAACAAATGGAGAGGACAATTGCATGCAAAGTATGTGAAGGGTAAGCCAGTCCAAGAGGCTCTTAAGAATATGCCAAAGGGGATAGACAAGAAACAATGGGAGTGGTTGGTAACAAAACATTTTTCTACGGAAAATTTTCAG GCGAGAAGCAATAGGAACGCATCAAATAGAGCTAAGTTGAAGATGCCTCATCATATTGGTAGCAAGCCAATTAGAGAGATTATTTATCAAAAG GGCGGAAAAGATGGCAAACCACCAGATTTGGCAACTATTTTCTTTGAGACTCGCAAGAAGAATAACACGCTTGTTGATTCTGAAACAATCGAAAAACAT GCTCAAATCCAAGAATTGGTGCAGTCCGAACCATTTCTTCCTAGTATAGAGATTGTAGAAAAATGCTTTGGACCTCAAATTCGCAGCCATGTATTTGGATTTGGGGGTGGAGTAAAGGCGAAAGACTTGAAAGGGCGCACTTCCTCAAAGGCTGAATTACGGTCTGAGCTATGTTCAACTCGAGAGGAAAACCAATCTTTGAAAGATCGCTTGTCTACCATAGAAAATGATGTGAAAGAACTGAAGCAGCTAAAAGAATTGCTATTAGCTCAACACTCCAATGTCCAGCCTCCGACATTACTTATTTCAGGAGAATGA
- the LOC104095434 gene encoding uncharacterized protein isoform X3 → MAPSKEWMQLVDNRLDKAYSIGVQKFLDYAFRRTGELYDVRCPCVKCCNTTSGTRETVESHLKVYGIIQNYTFWYHHGEILGEPQSDCELIAHCRRLLEKEHMQIDIPLPSSTDQDVGSCNTEKVKKVRGRNKCKEVASLEFGQKLKVTFYNNRTVGKNSNLFSRNLGKLVRDRNLCPLGVSSWHDIKEEQLNHMWAAVKDKFESDDMDIHRNHILGWMKELWNKWRGQLHAKYVKGKPVQEALKNMPKGIDKKQWEWLVTKHFSTENFQARSNRNASNRAKLKMPHHIGSKPIREIIYQKGGKDGKPPDLATIFFETRKKNNTLVDSETIEKHAQIQELVQSEPFLPSIEIVEKCFGPQIRSHVFGFGGGVKAKDLKGRTSSKAELRSELCSTREENQSLKDRLSTIENDVKELKQLKELLLAQHSNVQPPTLLISGE, encoded by the exons ATGGCACCTAGTAAGGAATGGATGCAACTTGTTGATAATCGACTTGATAAAGCCTACTCAATCGGGGTGCAAAAATTTTTGGATTATGCTTTTAGAAGAACAGGGGAACTGTATGACGTACGATGTCCATGTGTCAAATGTTGTAACACAACTTCAGGAACACGTGAGACAGTCGAGTCACATTTGAAAGTATATGGaataattcaaaattatactTTTTGGTATCACCATGGTGAAATTTTAGGCGAGCCACAGTCGGACTGTGAACTGATAGCCCATTGCCGCCGTCTACTTGAGAAAGAGCATATGCAAATTGATATTCCATTGCCTTCATCTACTGATCAAG ATGTAGGTTCATGTAATACTGAAAAGGTAAAAAAAGTTCGAGGAAGGAACAAGTGCAAAGAAGTTGCGTCACTTGAATTTGGACAGAAGCTGAAAGTAACATTTTACAACAATCGAACGGTTGGAAAAAATAGCAATCTGTTTTCAAGGAACTTGGGAAAATTAGTTCGTGACCGTAATTTGTGTCCGTTGGGAGTATCATCGTGGCATGACATTAAGGAAGAACAGTTAAATCACATGTGGGCAGCTGTTAAG GATAAATTTGAGAGTGATGACATGGATATTCATCGCAATCATATCTTGGGATGGATGAAAGAACTATGGAACAAATGGAGAGGACAATTGCATGCAAAGTATGTGAAGGGTAAGCCAGTCCAAGAGGCTCTTAAGAATATGCCAAAGGGGATAGACAAGAAACAATGGGAGTGGTTGGTAACAAAACATTTTTCTACGGAAAATTTTCAG GCGAGAAGCAATAGGAACGCATCAAATAGAGCTAAGTTGAAGATGCCTCATCATATTGGTAGCAAGCCAATTAGAGAGATTATTTATCAAAAG GGCGGAAAAGATGGCAAACCACCAGATTTGGCAACTATTTTCTTTGAGACTCGCAAGAAGAATAACACGCTTGTTGATTCTGAAACAATCGAAAAACAT GCTCAAATCCAAGAATTGGTGCAGTCCGAACCATTTCTTCCTAGTATAGAGATTGTAGAAAAATGCTTTGGACCTCAAATTCGCAGCCATGTATTTGGATTTGGGGGTGGAGTAAAGGCGAAAGACTTGAAAGGGCGCACTTCCTCAAAGGCTGAATTACGGTCTGAGCTATGTTCAACTCGAGAGGAAAACCAATCTTTGAAAGATCGCTTGTCTACCATAGAAAATGATGTGAAAGAACTGAAGCAGCTAAAAGAATTGCTATTAGCTCAACACTCCAATGTCCAGCCTCCGACATTACTTATTTCAGGAGAATGA
- the LOC104095434 gene encoding uncharacterized protein isoform X2, translating to MGSISKWDNVFITTVYAMVAILDLSAIPRSQVMAPSKEWMQLVDNRLDKAYSIGVQKFLDYAFRRTGELYDVRCPCVKCCNTTSGTRETVESHLKVYGIIQNYTFWYHHGEILGEPQSDCELIAHCRRLLEKEHMQIDIPLPSSTDQGSCNTEKVKKVRGRNKCKEVASLEFGQKLKVTFYNNRTVGKNSNLFSRNLGKLVRDRNLCPLGVSSWHDIKEEQLNHMWAAVKDKFESDDMDIHRNHILGWMKELWNKWRGQLHAKYVKGKPVQEALKNMPKGIDKKQWEWLVTKHFSTENFQARSNRNASNRAKLKMPHHIGSKPIREIIYQKGGKDGKPPDLATIFFETRKKNNTLVDSETIEKHAQIQELVQSEPFLPSIEIVEKCFGPQIRSHVFGFGGGVKAKDLKGRTSSKAELRSELCSTREENQSLKDRLSTIENDVKELKQLKELLLAQHSNVQPPTLLISGE from the exons ATGGGTTCAATTTCAAAGTGGGATAATGTCTTCATAACAACAGTATATGCAATGGTGGCAATTTTGGACCTCAGCGCTATTCCAAGATCCCAG GTTATGGCACCTAGTAAGGAATGGATGCAACTTGTTGATAATCGACTTGATAAAGCCTACTCAATCGGGGTGCAAAAATTTTTGGATTATGCTTTTAGAAGAACAGGGGAACTGTATGACGTACGATGTCCATGTGTCAAATGTTGTAACACAACTTCAGGAACACGTGAGACAGTCGAGTCACATTTGAAAGTATATGGaataattcaaaattatactTTTTGGTATCACCATGGTGAAATTTTAGGCGAGCCACAGTCGGACTGTGAACTGATAGCCCATTGCCGCCGTCTACTTGAGAAAGAGCATATGCAAATTGATATTCCATTGCCTTCATCTACTGATCAAG GTTCATGTAATACTGAAAAGGTAAAAAAAGTTCGAGGAAGGAACAAGTGCAAAGAAGTTGCGTCACTTGAATTTGGACAGAAGCTGAAAGTAACATTTTACAACAATCGAACGGTTGGAAAAAATAGCAATCTGTTTTCAAGGAACTTGGGAAAATTAGTTCGTGACCGTAATTTGTGTCCGTTGGGAGTATCATCGTGGCATGACATTAAGGAAGAACAGTTAAATCACATGTGGGCAGCTGTTAAG GATAAATTTGAGAGTGATGACATGGATATTCATCGCAATCATATCTTGGGATGGATGAAAGAACTATGGAACAAATGGAGAGGACAATTGCATGCAAAGTATGTGAAGGGTAAGCCAGTCCAAGAGGCTCTTAAGAATATGCCAAAGGGGATAGACAAGAAACAATGGGAGTGGTTGGTAACAAAACATTTTTCTACGGAAAATTTTCAG GCGAGAAGCAATAGGAACGCATCAAATAGAGCTAAGTTGAAGATGCCTCATCATATTGGTAGCAAGCCAATTAGAGAGATTATTTATCAAAAG GGCGGAAAAGATGGCAAACCACCAGATTTGGCAACTATTTTCTTTGAGACTCGCAAGAAGAATAACACGCTTGTTGATTCTGAAACAATCGAAAAACAT GCTCAAATCCAAGAATTGGTGCAGTCCGAACCATTTCTTCCTAGTATAGAGATTGTAGAAAAATGCTTTGGACCTCAAATTCGCAGCCATGTATTTGGATTTGGGGGTGGAGTAAAGGCGAAAGACTTGAAAGGGCGCACTTCCTCAAAGGCTGAATTACGGTCTGAGCTATGTTCAACTCGAGAGGAAAACCAATCTTTGAAAGATCGCTTGTCTACCATAGAAAATGATGTGAAAGAACTGAAGCAGCTAAAAGAATTGCTATTAGCTCAACACTCCAATGTCCAGCCTCCGACATTACTTATTTCAGGAGAATGA
- the LOC104095433 gene encoding RING-H2 finger protein ATL78-like, with protein sequence MATTSTLFIKEFMENFHYSRRLLLEATVAPPPAAKISHDPFDLVPLGNNINTFDANVIMVLAVLVFALICSLVFNSIIKCAFTCSSMVSVSDSSSNHRNPSAAKLANTGIKKKTLNTFPVITYTTELKHPGLDSECVICLSEFGVGEKVKVLPKCNHGFHVKCIDKWLNSHSSCPTCRHCLIETCQKFVHGGTSVTTTAIPNTQVAQDIVIRIEPLQREGVTSNNNQNLVENSSV encoded by the coding sequence ATGGCAACTACTTCCACTCTATTCATTAAAGAATTCATGGAAAACTTCCACTATTCAAGAAGGCTACTCCTGGAGGCTACCGTGGCGCCGCCTCCGGCAGCCAAAATAAGCCATGACCCATTTGATCTAGTACCACTTGGTAACAACATCAACACATTTGATGCAAATGTTATTATGGTCTTGGCCGTACTTGTATTTGCCTTAATTTGTTCACTTGTCTTCAACTCCATCATAAAGTGTGCATTTACGTGCTCTAGCATGGTATCAGTGTCAGACTCATCCTCAAACCATAGAAACCCTTCAGCCGCAAAGCTAGCTAATACAGGAATCAAGAAAAAAACCCTCAACACATTCCCAGTTATAACCTATACTACTGAATTGAAACATCCAGGGCTTGACTCTGAGTGTGTAATTTGCTTATCAGAATTTGGAGTTGGAGAAAAAGTTAAGGTTCTGCCTAAGTGCAACCATGGCTTCCACGTCAAGTGTATTGATAAATGGCTGAATTCCCATTCTTCTTGCCCTACTTGTAGGCACTGCCTTATTGAAACTTGCCAAAAATTTGTACACGGAGGCACTTCTGTTACTACAACTGCAATTCCAAACACTCAAGTAGCTCAAGATATCGTAATAAGGATTGAACCTCTCCAACGTGAAGGTGTTACATCTAATAACAATCAAAATTTGGTAGAAAATAGTAGTGTCTAG